The following proteins are co-located in the Salinigranum halophilum genome:
- a CDS encoding dodecin, whose protein sequence is MVYKKITLIGRSAESFDAAVDDAIDRANDTLDNVHWVEVDELGVEIASVEDREYQAEVTVAFELEGPQ, encoded by the coding sequence ATGGTCTACAAGAAGATCACACTCATCGGCCGCAGCGCGGAGAGCTTCGACGCCGCCGTCGACGACGCTATCGACCGGGCCAACGACACCCTCGACAACGTCCACTGGGTCGAGGTCGACGAACTCGGCGTCGAGATCGCCAGTGTCGAGGACCGCGAGTACCAGGCCGAAGTCACGGTGGCGTTCGAACTCGAAGGACCGCAGTAG
- a CDS encoding DUF7116 family protein: MAPVTMPPVEEARAIFRRLGYEVSGNGPELLAERKWRTVRVTALGGDADRAVPDGGTVREGDYRFQCFVTWTDRTGELVDRLRRAAPDCEWAVIGVDRDSDEYDVVRGVETAPA, from the coding sequence ATGGCCCCTGTTACCATGCCGCCTGTGGAGGAGGCGCGGGCCATCTTCCGACGACTCGGATACGAGGTGTCGGGGAATGGCCCGGAGCTACTGGCCGAACGCAAGTGGCGGACCGTCCGCGTAACCGCACTCGGCGGTGATGCCGACCGCGCCGTGCCCGACGGCGGGACCGTTCGCGAGGGCGACTATCGGTTCCAGTGTTTCGTCACCTGGACGGACCGGACAGGGGAACTCGTCGACCGACTCCGACGCGCCGCACCGGACTGTGAGTGGGCGGTCATCGGCGTCGACCGCGACTCCGACGAGTACGACGTCGTCCGTGGCGTCGAGACGGCACCGGCGTAA
- a CDS encoding mechanosensitive ion channel family protein: protein MDPLAVALQATDEPTLADVLPGWAQFPGWRLIVVVAILGIGAYVSKYLVRLLGRPIARRFERQSVAQTALKGARVVTILLAGAFALNVVGIELGNIVLSVTVLSAVIGIVLAPIIGSAINGLFILADQPYEIGDMIELDDGRRGFVDDITLRYTKMFTLDNTFLVIPNSTIRNRDVVNYSAEDERTRLTLEVLVTYESDLDKSRRLLEQAGRQCDMVIEGGPDIRIGSARYPAKPTAYIGQYADHGITLSLRYWAKKPYKLGTVRSRVLTNLGRLLETDGENVEMAYPHQHLVFDETSGVARVELGDGRERARDDGERTDADHDGRQPLTQSDSDG from the coding sequence ATGGACCCCCTGGCCGTGGCGTTGCAGGCGACGGACGAGCCCACGCTGGCGGACGTCTTGCCGGGGTGGGCGCAGTTCCCCGGGTGGCGGCTCATCGTCGTCGTCGCCATCCTCGGCATCGGGGCGTACGTCTCGAAGTATCTCGTCCGGCTCCTCGGTCGGCCCATCGCACGGCGGTTCGAGCGCCAGAGCGTCGCCCAGACCGCCCTCAAGGGCGCGCGGGTGGTGACTATCCTCCTCGCGGGCGCGTTCGCGCTCAACGTCGTCGGCATCGAACTGGGGAACATCGTCCTCTCCGTGACGGTGCTTTCGGCGGTAATCGGTATCGTCCTCGCGCCAATCATCGGGAGCGCCATCAACGGGCTGTTCATCCTCGCCGACCAGCCGTACGAGATCGGCGACATGATCGAACTCGACGACGGACGGCGCGGGTTCGTCGACGACATCACCCTCCGCTACACCAAGATGTTCACGCTCGACAACACGTTCCTCGTCATCCCGAACTCCACGATTCGCAACCGCGACGTGGTCAACTACTCCGCGGAGGACGAGCGGACCCGGCTCACCCTCGAGGTGCTCGTCACGTACGAGTCGGACCTCGACAAGTCACGGCGACTGCTCGAACAGGCGGGGCGACAGTGTGACATGGTCATCGAGGGGGGCCCGGACATCCGCATCGGAAGCGCGCGCTACCCTGCGAAGCCGACGGCGTACATCGGACAGTACGCCGACCACGGTATCACGCTCTCGCTCCGCTACTGGGCGAAGAAGCCGTACAAGCTCGGGACCGTCCGCTCGCGCGTGCTGACGAACCTCGGGCGGCTCCTCGAGACCGACGGCGAGAACGTCGAGATGGCCTACCCGCACCAGCACCTCGTGTTCGACGAGACGAGCGGCGTCGCACGGGTAGAACTGGGAGACGGCCGTGAACGAGCGCGTGACGACGGTGAGCGTACGGACGCCGACCACGACGGCCGACAGCCCCTCACGCAGTCCGACAGCGACGGGTGA
- a CDS encoding HesB/IscA family protein: MSAEAAHGEETPVRVTEAAASEALSLLEGEGLDTDVAGLRLFVQQGGCAGLSYGMRFDDEPESDDAVTEHHGLRIFVDPASQKYIGGSTLDYESGLQAAGFHVENPNVVSECGCGESFRT; this comes from the coding sequence ATGAGCGCAGAAGCGGCTCACGGAGAAGAGACGCCCGTCAGGGTGACGGAAGCCGCGGCCTCCGAGGCGCTGTCCCTCCTGGAGGGCGAGGGTCTCGACACGGACGTCGCGGGACTCCGTCTGTTCGTCCAGCAAGGCGGCTGTGCCGGACTCTCGTACGGGATGCGGTTCGACGACGAACCCGAGTCGGACGACGCGGTGACCGAACACCACGGACTCCGAATCTTCGTCGACCCGGCCTCCCAGAAGTACATCGGCGGCTCGACTCTCGACTACGAGAGCGGCCTCCAGGCGGCGGGCTTCCACGTCGAGAACCCGAACGTCGTGAGCGAGTGCGGCTGCGGCGAGTCGTTCCGGACCTGA
- a CDS encoding DUF5816 domain-containing protein: MQLEATETKAGDTVYVAQDEVERGSKGPFYVVYVTPDRETRWGYRCGNCGSLDTAMDTMGRIECNECRNVRKPEEWDAAHE; the protein is encoded by the coding sequence ATGCAACTCGAAGCGACGGAGACGAAGGCCGGCGACACGGTGTACGTCGCACAGGACGAGGTCGAGCGCGGGTCGAAGGGACCCTTCTACGTCGTCTACGTCACGCCCGACCGCGAGACGCGGTGGGGGTACCGCTGTGGTAACTGCGGGTCGCTCGACACCGCGATGGACACGATGGGGCGCATCGAGTGCAACGAGTGTCGGAACGTCCGCAAGCCCGAGGAGTGGGACGCAGCCCACGAGTAG
- a CDS encoding bifunctional metallophosphatase/5'-nucleotidase: MVRLLQYSDVENVYDDPVRAGRLAGCLRALSDRDSLVVGTGDDTAPGVVALASRGRQALDLFDAVDTAFETFGNHDFDFGPDAALDIVADSEATWVSANARLDGRPFGRDAGVVPHAVARVDGERVGFFGVTDPATGSLNPMAADVTFVDPIAAAREAVSSLGSVDHVVALSHLGAGDDDLAAVEGVDVVLGGHVHSRRNELVGGTRCTRPGVNGEAVCEVDLSTGTATLHDTDAAEPYEPLVDALRDRVAAAGFDEVVAHVDEPLARDRDTVFGGECRVGNFVADAYRWATESDVGLQNSGGLRDGPPLVGAVTTGDLVSLVPFEEQVVTAEVTGAELEAILAESAGENLSFGDPDWWHGHVSGVSVAVANGTTEVSVGGEPLDPDRTYTVGTSDYLLHTDHEFPTLAQRHRAGEVGIQYEVLWAYARSEGVDACVDGRLPK, encoded by the coding sequence ATGGTCCGGCTGTTGCAGTATTCGGACGTCGAGAACGTCTACGACGACCCCGTTCGCGCCGGTCGCCTCGCGGGCTGTCTCCGAGCGCTGTCTGACCGCGATTCGCTCGTCGTCGGGACCGGGGACGACACCGCACCCGGCGTCGTCGCGCTCGCGTCGCGCGGTCGCCAGGCGCTCGACCTCTTCGACGCCGTCGACACGGCCTTCGAGACCTTCGGGAACCACGACTTCGACTTCGGTCCCGACGCGGCGCTCGACATCGTCGCCGACTCGGAAGCGACGTGGGTGAGCGCGAACGCCCGACTCGACGGGCGGCCGTTCGGGCGCGATGCCGGCGTCGTCCCCCACGCCGTCGCCCGAGTCGACGGCGAGCGCGTCGGGTTCTTCGGCGTCACCGACCCTGCGACCGGCTCGCTCAACCCCATGGCGGCCGACGTGACGTTCGTCGACCCCATCGCGGCGGCGCGCGAGGCGGTCAGTTCGCTCGGCAGCGTCGACCACGTCGTCGCCCTCTCGCACCTCGGTGCCGGCGACGACGACCTCGCCGCCGTCGAGGGGGTCGACGTTGTCCTCGGCGGCCACGTCCACAGCCGACGGAACGAACTCGTGGGGGGAACACGCTGTACGCGCCCCGGCGTCAACGGCGAGGCCGTCTGCGAGGTCGACCTGTCGACGGGGACGGCGACACTCCACGACACCGACGCGGCCGAGCCGTACGAACCGCTCGTCGACGCGCTCCGCGACCGGGTCGCCGCGGCCGGCTTCGACGAGGTGGTCGCCCACGTCGACGAACCCCTCGCCAGAGACCGCGACACCGTCTTCGGCGGGGAGTGTCGCGTCGGGAACTTCGTCGCCGACGCCTACCGCTGGGCGACCGAGTCCGACGTCGGCCTGCAGAACAGCGGCGGCCTCCGCGACGGGCCACCGCTCGTGGGCGCGGTGACGACCGGCGACCTCGTGAGCCTCGTCCCCTTCGAAGAACAGGTCGTCACCGCGGAGGTGACGGGCGCGGAACTCGAAGCCATCCTCGCCGAGTCGGCGGGAGAGAACCTCTCGTTCGGCGACCCCGACTGGTGGCACGGTCACGTCAGCGGCGTCTCGGTGGCGGTCGCGAACGGCACGACGGAGGTCTCGGTCGGCGGCGAACCGCTCGACCCCGACAGGACGTACACCGTCGGGACCTCCGATTACTTGCTGCACACCGACCACGAGTTCCCCACGCTGGCCCAGCGCCACCGCGCCGGGGAGGTCGGAATCCAGTACGAGGTGCTCTGGGCGTACGCGCGCTCGGAGGGCGTCGACGCGTGCGTCGACGGACGGCTCCCGAAATGA
- a CDS encoding thiamine pyrophosphate-binding protein — translation MTTGADFFVRALESYGVTQLFGNPGTTELPLMQAVGASDVDYVLGLHEDVAVAAATGYAMTRRYDSHVDAETCPLGVVNLHLAGGLGHGLGNLLNADFSGAPLLVTAGTHHRDFQQEEPILSGDLVSLAEQYTKWAAEVKDVAALPTMLRRAVRTALTPPTGPVFLALPVDVQQAEADADPQRLGPIPTAGRGDSAAIDDAAAAIASATEPVVVLGDEVARSDGVEAAVHFAEAAGARVHGEILASEVNFPAGHEQWHGPLSTRASYTADAMDTDTLVFVGCSTNTTVSRPTEPLVPDDATCVHVTNDGWELGKHAPADVAVLGDPAQVLADLAERLGGRIDEAERARRLDAARTWGGAESDAPTAVDDTVTKTGLARALARVAPDAVVVDEGITASPALHAAFPFERTQLVGEKGGSLGFGVGAAVGVALAEREAGRDRPVVGYVGDGSYLYYPQALYTAVRYDLDLTVVVPDNRNYRILKENTALLMGGRPDDYEYDGVDFDPPVDLVQSAESYGALGLRVDSVDDLDATLERALAHAGPALVDVPVTDDA, via the coding sequence ATGACCACGGGTGCAGACTTCTTCGTCAGGGCGCTCGAATCGTACGGCGTCACGCAACTGTTCGGGAACCCCGGGACGACCGAGCTCCCGCTGATGCAGGCCGTCGGCGCGAGCGACGTCGACTACGTGCTCGGCCTCCACGAGGACGTCGCCGTCGCCGCCGCGACCGGCTACGCGATGACGCGGCGCTACGACAGCCACGTCGACGCCGAGACGTGTCCGTTGGGCGTCGTGAACCTCCACCTCGCGGGCGGGCTGGGCCACGGCCTCGGCAACCTCCTGAACGCCGACTTCTCGGGCGCGCCGCTCCTCGTGACCGCGGGCACCCACCACCGCGACTTCCAGCAGGAAGAGCCCATCCTCTCGGGTGATCTGGTCTCGCTCGCCGAGCAGTACACGAAGTGGGCCGCGGAGGTCAAAGACGTCGCCGCGCTGCCGACGATGCTCCGACGGGCGGTCCGAACCGCGCTGACGCCGCCGACCGGTCCCGTCTTCCTCGCGCTCCCCGTCGACGTCCAGCAGGCCGAGGCCGACGCCGACCCACAGCGGTTGGGCCCCATCCCGACCGCCGGCCGCGGCGACAGCGCGGCCATCGACGACGCGGCCGCGGCCATCGCATCGGCGACGGAACCGGTCGTCGTCCTCGGCGACGAGGTGGCCCGAAGCGACGGTGTCGAAGCCGCCGTCCACTTCGCGGAGGCCGCCGGCGCGCGCGTCCACGGCGAGATCCTCGCCAGCGAGGTGAACTTCCCGGCCGGGCACGAGCAGTGGCACGGCCCACTGTCGACGCGGGCGTCGTACACGGCCGACGCGATGGACACCGACACGCTCGTCTTCGTGGGCTGTTCGACCAACACGACGGTCTCGCGACCGACCGAACCGTTGGTCCCCGACGACGCCACCTGCGTCCACGTGACGAACGACGGGTGGGAACTCGGCAAGCACGCCCCCGCCGACGTGGCGGTCCTCGGCGACCCCGCGCAGGTGCTCGCAGACCTCGCCGAACGGCTCGGCGGTCGCATCGACGAGGCCGAGCGCGCTCGTCGGCTCGACGCCGCCCGGACGTGGGGCGGTGCGGAGAGCGACGCGCCCACCGCCGTCGACGACACCGTGACGAAGACGGGGCTGGCGCGGGCGCTCGCCCGCGTCGCGCCCGACGCCGTGGTCGTCGACGAGGGCATCACGGCGAGCCCCGCACTGCACGCGGCGTTCCCCTTCGAGCGGACACAACTCGTCGGTGAGAAGGGCGGGAGCCTCGGGTTCGGCGTCGGCGCGGCGGTCGGTGTCGCGCTCGCCGAGCGGGAAGCCGGACGCGACCGGCCCGTGGTCGGCTACGTCGGCGACGGCTCGTACCTGTACTACCCCCAGGCGCTCTACACTGCGGTGCGGTACGACCTCGACCTCACCGTCGTCGTCCCCGACAACCGCAACTACCGCATCCTGAAGGAGAACACGGCGCTGCTCATGGGCGGGCGGCCAGACGACTACGAGTACGACGGCGTCGACTTCGACCCGCCGGTCGACCTGGTACAGAGCGCCGAGAGCTACGGTGCACTGGGACTCCGCGTCGACTCGGTCGACGACCTCGACGCGACGCTCGAACGGGCGCTCGCCCACGCGGGGCCGGCTCTCGTCGACGTGCCGGTGACCGACGACGCCTGA
- the hisD gene encoding histidinol dehydrogenase: MDLDLDVRAVGDLRPTEREALFERDAGVTEIRSDVRDITARVRDEGDVAVRDFSREFDGVEVGNIDVTDQAERAVDEVDDDVLTAIRTAIDNVRSFHERQVPEDWRVEEEGRELGRRFRPIERVGVYVPGGAAAYPSSAIMGVVPAVVAGVDHVAVATPPADELNPVTLAAIHEAGADRVYSIGGAQAVAALAYGTDTVNRVQKVVGPGNRWVTAAKAEVRGEVEIDFLAGPSEVLVLADDTAHPAYAAADLVAQAEHDPNASVVCVTDSESVAEAVVEAVTEQLPGRERADVAKDALESDASGVFLARSMPEAVLFAEEYAAEHLSIQADDDEALLDRISNAGSVFLGPYTPVAAGDYASGTNHVLPTSGGARLHGGLSVDTFLRSSTVQRLSRDGLAGLSNTITTLAAAEGLEAHAESVRVRFDVDD; encoded by the coding sequence ATGGACCTTGATCTCGACGTTCGCGCCGTCGGCGACCTCCGCCCGACGGAGCGGGAGGCGCTGTTCGAACGCGACGCCGGCGTCACCGAAATCCGGAGCGACGTCCGCGACATCACGGCGCGTGTCCGCGACGAGGGCGACGTGGCCGTCCGGGACTTCTCACGCGAGTTCGACGGCGTCGAAGTCGGTAACATCGACGTGACGGACCAGGCCGAACGCGCCGTCGACGAGGTCGACGACGACGTGTTGACGGCGATTCGAACAGCCATCGACAACGTCCGCTCGTTCCACGAGCGGCAGGTCCCCGAGGACTGGCGAGTCGAGGAGGAGGGCCGCGAACTCGGCCGGCGGTTCCGCCCCATCGAACGCGTCGGTGTCTACGTCCCTGGCGGCGCTGCGGCGTACCCGTCCAGCGCCATCATGGGCGTCGTGCCCGCCGTCGTCGCCGGCGTCGACCACGTCGCGGTCGCCACGCCGCCCGCCGACGAACTGAACCCGGTCACGCTCGCGGCCATCCACGAGGCCGGTGCCGACCGGGTGTACTCCATCGGCGGCGCACAGGCCGTCGCCGCGCTCGCGTACGGGACCGACACGGTCAACCGCGTGCAGAAGGTCGTCGGCCCCGGAAACCGGTGGGTGACGGCGGCGAAAGCCGAGGTGCGCGGCGAGGTGGAGATCGATTTCCTCGCCGGCCCCTCGGAGGTCCTCGTCCTCGCCGACGACACCGCTCACCCCGCGTACGCCGCCGCGGACCTGGTCGCACAGGCCGAACACGACCCGAACGCCTCGGTCGTCTGCGTCACCGACTCCGAATCGGTGGCCGAGGCGGTCGTCGAGGCGGTGACGGAGCAACTCCCCGGTCGCGAGCGCGCCGACGTCGCGAAGGACGCCCTCGAGAGCGACGCCTCCGGCGTGTTCCTCGCGCGGTCGATGCCCGAAGCCGTCCTCTTCGCCGAGGAGTACGCCGCCGAGCACCTGTCGATTCAGGCCGACGACGACGAGGCCCTCCTCGACAGAATCTCGAACGCGGGGAGCGTCTTCCTCGGCCCGTACACCCCCGTCGCGGCGGGCGACTACGCCTCGGGAACGAACCACGTCCTGCCGACGAGCGGCGGTGCGCGTCTCCACGGCGGCCTCTCGGTCGACACGTTCCTCCGGTCGTCGACGGTCCAGCGCCTGTCGCGCGACGGGTTGGCAGGGCTCTCGAACACCATCACGACGCTCGCGGCGGCCGAGGGGTTAGAGGCGCACGCCGAGAGCGTTCGCGTGCGGTTCGACGTGGACGACTGA
- a CDS encoding metal-dependent hydrolase, with amino-acid sequence MFVGHAALAFAVVTRLSRRRTERREALLLGLVAAAFATIPDVDMLYAPVGLLGARLDAFALASAFWSTSTVVHRGVTHSLVVAAVVAGVAALWYAGTRSARPRPRSVAALGLGGGLVAGVGFDTGVLGGAVTALFVASAVVVARETARRTALPLGPFAGAAAFGLLSHPFGDLFTGTPPALLYPLDVVLLAERVALAGDPTLHLLAAGALELLAVWFAVTVLVDGAGLRLGDLVSPRVAVAVGYALSVFLIPPPTLDLSYPFVFSVVAVGAVGVMPRVHLRADRQRRLSVPDRTTALFTALAAVTVAWAAYAVAYLVV; translated from the coding sequence ATGTTCGTCGGCCACGCCGCCCTCGCGTTCGCGGTCGTCACCCGACTGTCCCGCCGGCGTACGGAGCGCCGCGAGGCACTCCTCCTCGGCCTCGTCGCGGCCGCGTTCGCGACGATTCCCGACGTCGACATGCTCTACGCGCCGGTCGGTCTCCTCGGTGCCCGCCTCGACGCGTTCGCGCTCGCGTCGGCGTTCTGGTCGACCTCGACGGTCGTCCATCGCGGCGTGACCCACTCGCTCGTCGTCGCGGCGGTCGTCGCCGGCGTCGCCGCGCTCTGGTACGCCGGGACGCGGTCTGCTCGCCCCCGACCGCGGTCCGTCGCCGCGCTCGGCCTCGGTGGCGGCCTCGTCGCCGGCGTCGGCTTCGACACCGGCGTCCTCGGGGGTGCCGTCACTGCGCTGTTCGTCGCCAGCGCGGTGGTCGTCGCGCGGGAGACGGCCCGGCGGACGGCGCTTCCCCTCGGCCCGTTCGCCGGCGCTGCCGCGTTCGGCCTGCTGTCGCACCCGTTCGGCGACCTGTTCACGGGGACGCCGCCCGCGTTGCTCTATCCGCTCGACGTCGTCCTCCTCGCCGAGCGGGTCGCGCTCGCGGGCGACCCGACGCTTCACCTCCTCGCGGCGGGTGCGCTCGAACTGCTCGCGGTCTGGTTCGCGGTCACCGTCCTCGTCGACGGGGCCGGGCTGCGACTGGGCGACCTCGTCTCGCCGCGCGTCGCCGTAGCTGTAGGGTACGCCCTCAGCGTCTTTCTCATCCCACCGCCGACGCTCGACCTCTCGTACCCGTTCGTCTTCAGCGTCGTCGCGGTCGGTGCCGTCGGCGTGATGCCCCGCGTCCACCTCCGGGCGGACCGCCAGCGCCGGCTGTCCGTCCCCGACCGGACGACGGCGCTGTTCACGGCGCTTGCGGCCGTGACCGTCGCGTGGGCCGCGTACGCCGTCGCGTATCTCGTCGTGTGA
- a CDS encoding universal stress protein: MTRVVVPVRYPLSEPSEATLREAVRIARENDADITVLHVDLYQDSRGVTRADLKRAAERAVGQIDRARYVVRRGFLVEETILEEVAAEQADIVVIGSQQASRWRTMVKRFLDDPDIETFLEQKLDCQVVTVRAE, from the coding sequence ATGACGCGCGTCGTGGTTCCGGTCAGGTATCCGCTGTCGGAGCCCTCCGAAGCGACACTGCGAGAGGCCGTTCGAATCGCCCGCGAGAACGACGCGGACATCACCGTCCTCCACGTCGACCTCTATCAGGACTCGCGGGGAGTCACCCGTGCGGACCTCAAACGGGCGGCCGAGCGCGCCGTCGGCCAGATCGACCGCGCCCGGTACGTCGTCCGACGGGGGTTTCTCGTCGAGGAGACCATCCTCGAAGAGGTCGCCGCCGAACAGGCCGACATCGTCGTCATCGGCTCCCAGCAGGCCTCGCGCTGGCGAACCATGGTCAAGCGGTTCCTCGACGACCCCGACATCGAGACGTTTCTAGAGCAGAAACTCGACTGTCAGGTCGTCACCGTCCGCGCCGAGTGA